The Hippocampus zosterae strain Florida chromosome 11, ASM2543408v3, whole genome shotgun sequence genome includes the window TTGTGAGCAAAACTATCAATTGATTGAAAACGGTCAATGGGCTTAAGTGTCAAGTGTGTTCTGATGTATTAGACCTAAGTCCAGCTTTGCCCTAAATATTGCCGTAGCATGGGGTGTTTTACAAGGCAGGGCCAATGAGAGGCTGTGCTCTTTTGTCACTTATCGTAAATCTAATCAGTGATCCAACAGGAAAGAAGACAACGTGCCATCTCATTGGTCCCGTCACTTCAGATGCCACCCTGTGTCTTTGCACAAACCCTATTTTAAACGACGTGacagtatttttaaatttaccactaaaaaaaaaatatgggttACTCTGCATGTTTTACTATAGTTGTATatatgttttggatttttatatttttttctttcaacgctCTCACAAGCAATTGTGTTTAATAAAATTTTTAATCTTCTGTACAAATTATTCCTTTCTTTCAAGCATGTGTTCATATTGAGCGAGATGCGATGGAGGGCAGGTTGACGTAACTCTTCATAGGCGGCAGCGGTTTAATCTTGCGTCCGGCCCAGCCTCCCTTCCTCTGCCAGAGGCCACTTGATGGGCGGATGCCAAGCCAGCGGTTGCGGCCTGCTTTACCGATGATCCTTTTGTTGTGGTCCACATTGGATACGCGGCCCACCGTTACCATGCAGGTCTCCAGTACCTGTGTGGATGTGCTTGTCACAATGACATTGCTACTTCTTAGAAAATTTGTTTTGGTGTCATTTTGCACTATGTAAGCTCACCTGAACCTGCTGCTTTGACGGAAGTTGAACAATGGCTGTTCCATTGACTTTACGGAGTAGAAGACCACTTGTCCCTGATAAAGAATTAGACATGAAGAAATCTCTCTATTTGGGGGGCTACTTAAAAGATGAGAAACAACTTGTGTTTTCATTGAATTGACAGTGAGGGAAACCAAAGTTTATTTTCATTGCAAAAATTTACCTGCGGCGCGGATATACTCTGATCCTTTCCCTGGCTGTATCTCCAGATTATTAACTAGTGTGCCCACACTAAGTGCACCCAGTGGGTAGGCGTCGCCCTCATTTGCCGACACTGTAAAACATCAGCCCTTACTTAAAAACAGAACTTTAATCAATTAAACGGCATAGTGTCAAAGTTCCTAATTAGTCCCATACCTGCCATGCGTCCAATTACGGGTGATGTTTTAATGATGTTTCCTGCCTGCATGTTCTCTGTCGCGATGATCCATCTTTTACGGTTGCCCCCAGCCACAAGGGCGATGTCAGCTGACCTGGAAAGACCACAGCAGACGAGATTAAGACAGCCATCAACATTTATTTGACATGCTGAAAAGCAAAAATAGCTCACCTGCACGGGTCATATCGCACTTGAATAACCTTCTCGTCAAAGGGCTGCCCTTCTCCATGTTTATCATAGCGCAGGCGTTGGAAATCAATGCAGCGATACTTTTGTTTGTGGCCTCCGCCAATGCCATGTGTTCGGATTTTACCTTAAGAGCACCAATACAGTTATGATTTCAATTATTGTAAACCCTGGACAAGGCAGacagaggcaaacaaccattcatgctcccATTGATACCTATAGccaattccaatttttaaattaacccgatgccctgtgattggctgccaaccaattcagggtgtcccccgacagctgggataggctccagcacccccgcgaccctagtgaggatgaagcggttcggaatctgaatgaatgaataattaacccGACatccatgttttgggaatggagGAAACAGAAATCCAAAACATAGGCAACTCGAAATGCAGTTTAtgtatattttgcttttatCCAAGGAGCAAGCAAACTATTCTGTCATAATTACATGTTCAAACACTTCAgtatttttaaaactttaaaatacaaatgaaagccTTCCCAAGAATTAGAAGCattctttcagtttccagtcagTTTTATTGTAGTGCTTCTAAAAACATGTAGGTAGTGCTGTTTGTCAAATGCTGACCAAGATGTGGTGACCTGGTTTGCTGGTGGTGGTTGTGCTAATGTGTGTCCCCTTAAATGTGTGCTGGACATGTTGGATAATGACAGGTCTTTATGTGTTTGCATAGTAAACACCGGAACTTATAGCTGAATTGTGGCAACCTAACAAGAAGCACGATTAGGTTAAGGTACGACCAATCCCcaatccaaacacacacacacgcacacacatttttttaacctgtgtgATCTCTTCCTCCTGTCTTTTTCATCCCTATCGGTCGAATTGTGTACTTCTCCCTTTGCTTCCACCTCGTACTGTTCTGCTCAAGAGACGCTGTGGTGAGGAAGCCCCGGCAAGGCGGTGCACTGGATGCAGGCGATAACCATGGCAGACATGCCCCGATACCCAATTTGACCTGTCAACACAGGAGggggaacccccccaaaaaggggaaaaaaacatgtacacatTAACTGCCTGCAATGTTGTCATTATTGTATTGTGATATAAGATGTTGACCTGAGAGCGCAGGAAGGCAGGCTGAGAGATGGTGAGGTAACTCAGGGCTCGAGTCAAACAAGACACCGCCATCACTCCGACAAGAACTGGATATGATTTAAAAAGGTACCCCGTTAGATGTTTCCCCCTCTGCAGTCCCTGAGCTCATTCAGTAAGAtgtattttaactttttttttgctggtagTTAACTCCCAACACTGTAGTTTCACCTACATTTGAGGGAAATGCACATGACAAAAGGTTGCCACGGTTAACCTTCGTGTTTAATTTTCCATTGTGCGTGGCTACTTAGCGAGGTTAATGAGATGAAGACATTTAAACAGGATGATAGTGTACTAAATATGTATATACAaagttcatatttgttgttaaaACAAAATCGCTAATCAACGGTAAACATACCTCTATCCGTTTCAGTTCATGAGTTTTCTTCCCGACGTCCTTCGTGAGCGAGCGTGTCGCATGATGATGACGTTTTTACGAATAAAGTACCTCAGTAGTCGTTTgttgatcagattttttttatccgtATTGGCGTATTTTACCTATCCATCATATATTAATAGGGACTTATCCATAATCCGCAGTACTGCAAGTACTGGTTTCATCGAAGTCCAGTCGCAACATTTTTATACTCTTTCGACAATGCATGTTATtggaagtatttttttcatccttccGTGATTCACGCGACAAAATGACATGTTTAAATTCAGAATGCTAATACCGTTTAAAATTCTAGTacagtgaacacaaaacaatgaacaGCAGTGCCCACCAGATATAAGTACAGAGTTCACGTTTTTTCCCATAGTACATACGGTATAAAGCGTCAATTAATCTGTCTTCTGAGACGTGTTTGAGTTTTTAAAATTACCAAAACTTGAATCGTATTCATGAATTCTATTacagtgaacacaaaacaatgaacaaccgtgaccaccaggtggcacaTTTGCTCGCGGGGTTTGCGTTTTTTAATGGTGcatacaatattcattcattcattcgttcatcttccgtaccgcttgatcctcactagggtcgcggggggtgctggagcccatcccagccgtctccgggcagtaggcgggggacaccctgaatcggttgccagccaatcgcagggcacacagaaacaaacaaccattcgcactcacactcacacctagggacaatttagacagagtgttcaatcagcctgccacgcatggaggaaggaaggaaggagggaggaaaccggagcacccggagaaaacccacgcaggccaattcaggagaacatgcaaactccacacagggaggccggagctggaatcgaacccggtacctctgcactgtgaagccgacgtgctaaccactggacaaccgggccgcctgcatacaatataaaatgtcatatatattaatattaatctGTGTCTTCTGAGACACATTTTAGTTATTGATATTACCAAGACTTTGTTCATATTGATGAAAACAATATATAGTTAAAAACCCTATTCGGAATAGGGTGTTTTTAACTATAATTCCTCGAAGacgagaataaaaacaaaataatacgtCACTGAGATTCGCTCCGCCGCAAAGGCTGATGGGAGAGCTGTGCGGCTTTGGAGACATTTTGGTTT containing:
- the mrpl2 gene encoding 39S ribosomal protein L2, mitochondrial isoform X2, which encodes MAVSCLTRALSYLTISQPAFLRSQVKLGIGACLPWLSPASSAPPCRGFLTTASLEQNSTRWKQREKYTIRPIGMKKTGGRDHTGKIRTHGIGGGHKQKYRCIDFQRLRYDKHGEGQPFDEKVIQVRYDPCRSADIALVAGGNRKRWIIATENMQAGNIIKTSPVIGRMAVSANEGDAYPLGALSVGTLVNNLEIQPGKGSEYIRAAGTSGLLLRKVNGTAIVQLPSKQQVQVLETCMVTVGRVSNVDHNKRIIGKAGRNRWLGIRPSSGLWQRKGGWAGRKIKPLPPMKSYVNLPSIASRSI
- the mrpl2 gene encoding 39S ribosomal protein L2, mitochondrial isoform X5, which encodes MAVSCLTRALSYLTISQPAFLRSQVKLGIGACLPWLSPASSAPPCRGFLTTASLEQNSTRWKQREKYTIRPIGMKKTGGRDHTGKIRTHGIGGGHKQKYRCIDFQRLRYDKHGEGQPFDEKVIQVRYDPCRSADIALVAGGNRKRWIIATENMQAGNIIKTSPVIGRMAVSANEGDAYPLGALSVGTLVNNLEIQPGKGSEYIRAAGTSGLLLRKVNGTAIVQLPSKQQVQVLETCMVTVGRVSNVDHNKRIIGKAGRNRWLGIRPSSGLWQRKGGWAGRKIKPLPPMKSYVNLPSIASRSI